Proteins from one Oscillatoria nigro-viridis PCC 7112 genomic window:
- a CDS encoding non-ribosomal peptide synthetase — protein MTKNVSVVIPSYNSAKFLPEAIESVLEQSYPHFEVIVVDDGSTDETKEICDRYPKVKYFYQNNRGHATARNTGLQISTGEYLLFLDSDDCLLPEAIEIGVKHLNAMPEMGLVFGRYFFYSIQPDGSYKVEEKYENQPEVANYETLLAIRHRVQCGCIMFRRAALDTVAIESIGAFDPSVLATEDYNLCLRIARNFPIYFHGQVVSQYRYTGNNISSKSTYFLIHAIRDHYQQWSYVQQTENKEYIVAYEQGKHHWIKLFGNRLPYEILKYIAAKKWVAALGILRLILYYDPKLQCIDRAIYETSYTALMSELRKLPFQDSLAYWKKQLAGAPPLLPLPTDRPRPPEQSLQGSSLSFRISQEITAALSQLGGQEGVALSTTLLAAFNILLYRYTCTEDVIVGSPFVSRVNAENFVNAVPLRTDMSGNPTFPEFLGRVRKVVLLAQAYQDVPYCLLVDEFCPQPDLSYAPLFQVTFVFEENIPFQRIDLSRLTASPWVIENNEGKFDLTLFLKPTSEGLEGSWSYSTDLFNAETIERMNEHFQILLAGIVAHPELPISALPLLPDKEKNLLLVEWNQTQTDESQDRCLHDLVTQQSEATPEKIAVSCEGQTLTYQELHQRSNQLAHYLQKKGVKPDDLVGICVERSLEMLVGLLGVLKAGGAYVPIDPNYPPDRVEYMIENSKAKLLLTQQQLVKNLPTTAAKEALVICLDADWSLIAQESEETPIANVTPENMAYVIYTSGSTGKPKGVQVLHRGAVNFLNSMRQQPGICEADILLSVTTLSFDIAVLELYLPLTVGAQVVILSREAAMDGRKLLKTIAQSGITILQATPATWRLLLESGWEGQSPMKMLSGGEAIPKELAAQLLTKGTELWNMYGPTETTVWSTVYQIKDAQQRILIGKPIANTDIYILDPLLQPVPVGVAGELHIGGAGLARGYLQRDDLTTERFIPNPFRETERIYKTGDLARYLPDGNIECLGRLDFQVKIRGFRIELGEIESVLVKHPHVQQAVVIVREDFPGDKRLVGYIVAVNNQNPTIQELRSLLKEYVPEYMVPSIFVFLEALPLTPNGKVDRKALPAPQQSAQPPITPATPTPLYPPATTTQATPEQPRKFASPQDDLEVQLIKIWEKVLHTSPISTTDNFFELGGHSLLAISLLREIEETYKQELSLAILFQSPTIKQLANTLREQGCLSSSQALVTIQQGSSKLPVFFIYGIFLYYDLSRHLGEDLTCYGVYLNEEVSMFQRKELDKPPMQVSIADMATRYLKEIQTHQPTGPYLLAGESLGGLVAFEMAHQLHLQGEEVALLCLLDSAIPGKNELSLSQKLAFHAKKLREKGFSYVFQKIQQFQKTKSTSNMNNDPVDPRLEFRNYAFNSYRLQPYPGRAILFRAMEESHFSTLENWNEYLVGGLDIYDIPGNHLSILQKPNVHLLAEKMRVHIDRAFAKL, from the coding sequence ATGACCAAAAACGTATCAGTAGTAATTCCCTCCTATAACAGCGCCAAATTTTTGCCGGAAGCAATTGAGAGCGTACTTGAACAAAGCTACCCTCATTTTGAGGTCATTGTAGTAGACGATGGCTCTACTGATGAGACGAAAGAAATCTGCGATCGCTACCCGAAAGTAAAATACTTCTATCAAAACAACCGAGGCCATGCTACTGCACGCAATACTGGTCTGCAGATTAGTACGGGAGAGTATCTTCTCTTCCTGGATAGTGATGACTGCCTTTTGCCTGAAGCGATTGAGATTGGAGTCAAGCATCTCAACGCCATGCCAGAGATGGGCTTGGTATTTGGTCGTTATTTCTTCTATTCCATTCAACCCGATGGCTCATACAAAGTAGAAGAGAAATATGAGAATCAGCCTGAAGTTGCTAATTATGAAACCCTTTTGGCTATCCGGCATAGGGTTCAATGCGGTTGTATTATGTTTCGCCGTGCTGCCCTCGATACTGTCGCCATTGAGTCTATCGGTGCATTTGACCCAAGTGTATTAGCGACCGAAGATTACAATTTATGTCTGCGAATTGCCCGTAATTTTCCTATCTATTTCCACGGTCAAGTCGTTTCTCAATATCGCTACACAGGCAATAACATATCCAGTAAATCGACCTACTTTCTGATCCATGCAATCCGAGATCATTATCAGCAATGGAGTTACGTTCAACAAACTGAAAACAAAGAATATATAGTTGCCTATGAGCAGGGTAAACACCACTGGATCAAGCTTTTTGGCAATCGATTGCCTTACGAAATCCTGAAATATATAGCAGCTAAAAAATGGGTTGCAGCCTTGGGTATTCTGAGATTGATCTTGTATTACGATCCCAAATTGCAATGTATCGATCGGGCAATCTACGAAACATCCTATACAGCTCTGATGTCAGAGCTACGAAAGCTCCCCTTTCAAGACTCCTTAGCCTATTGGAAAAAACAACTTGCTGGAGCCCCTCCTTTATTACCCCTACCCACTGACCGGCCGCGCCCCCCAGAGCAATCGCTCCAGGGATCTTCTCTGTCTTTTCGCATTTCTCAAGAAATCACGGCAGCCCTCAGCCAATTGGGCGGCCAGGAAGGGGTCGCCCTATCAACAACCCTGTTAGCCGCGTTTAATATCTTGCTCTATCGCTACACATGTACCGAAGACGTGATTGTTGGCTCCCCCTTTGTGAGCCGTGTGAATGCAGAAAATTTTGTCAATGCCGTCCCCCTTCGTACAGATATGTCGGGTAATCCCACGTTCCCAGAGTTTCTGGGACGAGTGCGGAAAGTCGTTTTGTTAGCGCAAGCCTATCAAGATGTACCCTATTGTTTGTTGGTAGATGAATTTTGTCCCCAGCCCGACTTAAGCTATGCCCCTCTGTTTCAAGTGACCTTTGTCTTTGAGGAAAATATTCCATTCCAAAGGATCGATCTGTCAAGATTAACCGCAAGTCCGTGGGTGATTGAAAACAACGAAGGAAAATTTGACTTAACTTTATTCTTAAAACCAACCAGCGAAGGATTGGAGGGGAGTTGGTCTTACAGCACGGATTTGTTTAATGCAGAAACCATTGAACGAATGAACGAGCATTTCCAGATTTTGTTGGCAGGCATTGTGGCTCATCCAGAACTACCGATTTCTGCATTGCCGCTGTTGCCAGACAAAGAGAAAAATTTGTTGCTGGTAGAATGGAATCAGACTCAAACAGATGAATCACAAGATCGATGCCTCCACGACTTAGTGACTCAACAATCAGAAGCAACTCCAGAGAAAATAGCGGTTTCCTGTGAAGGTCAAACATTAACTTACCAAGAACTGCATCAACGCTCCAATCAACTGGCCCACTATTTACAAAAAAAAGGGGTAAAACCGGATGATTTAGTTGGCATTTGTGTCGAGCGTTCTCTGGAAATGCTGGTGGGATTATTAGGTGTGCTGAAGGCGGGCGGAGCCTATGTTCCCATAGACCCGAACTACCCTCCCGATCGCGTGGAATACATGATCGAGAATTCCAAAGCCAAACTATTGTTAACACAACAGCAGCTTGTCAAGAACCTGCCTACCACAGCAGCCAAAGAAGCATTGGTCATCTGTTTGGATGCGGATTGGTCTCTCATTGCCCAAGAGAGTGAGGAAACACCGATCGCAAATGTTACGCCAGAAAATATGGCCTACGTCATTTACACGTCTGGTTCTACGGGTAAGCCCAAAGGCGTACAAGTTCTTCACCGCGGGGCCGTCAATTTTTTAAATTCGATGCGCCAGCAACCGGGAATCTGTGAGGCGGATATTTTGCTGTCTGTCACGACTCTCTCTTTTGATATTGCAGTCTTAGAACTGTACTTACCCCTGACTGTGGGAGCGCAGGTTGTCATCCTGAGTCGGGAAGCTGCCATGGATGGCAGAAAGTTATTAAAGACGATCGCCCAATCGGGGATTACGATCCTGCAAGCGACCCCAGCCACTTGGCGATTATTGCTGGAATCGGGTTGGGAAGGTCAGTCCCCGATGAAAATGCTCTCCGGTGGGGAAGCCATCCCTAAAGAATTGGCTGCCCAATTGTTAACCAAAGGTACGGAACTTTGGAATATGTACGGGCCGACAGAAACAACAGTTTGGTCAACGGTTTATCAAATCAAAGATGCCCAACAGCGAATTTTAATTGGTAAGCCGATCGCCAACACCGATATCTACATCTTAGATCCTCTCCTGCAACCCGTTCCCGTTGGGGTGGCTGGGGAATTACATATTGGTGGTGCAGGATTAGCCCGAGGCTATTTGCAACGTGACGATTTAACGACAGAGAGATTTATTCCTAATCCCTTTCGGGAAACCGAACGAATCTACAAGACGGGGGACTTAGCGCGTTATTTGCCAGATGGAAATATTGAGTGTTTGGGTCGCCTAGATTTTCAAGTCAAAATTCGCGGTTTTCGCATCGAACTCGGTGAAATCGAGTCTGTTTTGGTCAAACATCCCCATGTGCAGCAGGCGGTGGTCATCGTCAGGGAAGATTTTCCTGGCGACAAGCGTCTAGTGGGTTATATTGTAGCCGTCAACAATCAGAACCCAACCATCCAAGAACTGCGAAGTCTGCTCAAGGAGTACGTACCAGAATATATGGTGCCGTCTATCTTCGTTTTCTTGGAAGCTCTACCTCTAACACCTAATGGTAAGGTCGATCGTAAAGCTCTACCCGCACCTCAACAATCGGCCCAACCACCAATCACACCCGCCACTCCCACGCCTCTATATCCGCCAGCCACTACAACTCAAGCAACACCAGAACAGCCAAGAAAATTTGCCAGTCCTCAGGATGATTTGGAAGTTCAACTCATCAAGATTTGGGAAAAAGTATTGCATACTTCACCCATCAGTACGACAGATAATTTCTTCGAGCTGGGAGGACATTCCCTATTAGCGATATCGCTACTTCGTGAAATAGAGGAAACCTACAAGCAAGAGCTATCTTTAGCTATCCTTTTCCAATCGCCAACGATTAAGCAGTTGGCTAACACCCTTCGCGAACAAGGATGCTTGTCTTCTTCGCAGGCTTTAGTCACGATTCAGCAAGGCAGTTCCAAGCTTCCTGTGTTCTTTATTTACGGCATATTCCTTTACTATGATTTGTCAAGACACCTCGGCGAAGACCTGACTTGTTATGGAGTCTATCTCAACGAGGAAGTCAGTATGTTCCAAAGGAAGGAACTTGACAAACCACCAATGCAAGTGAGTATTGCAGATATGGCAACTCGCTACCTCAAAGAGATACAAACACATCAGCCTACAGGCCCTTACCTCCTAGCGGGTGAGTCCTTGGGTGGCTTAGTAGCCTTTGAAATGGCACATCAACTTCATTTACAGGGTGAGGAAGTAGCTTTACTGTGCCTTTTGGATAGTGCGATTCCAGGGAAAAACGAACTGTCATTGAGTCAGAAGCTGGCTTTTCATGCCAAAAAGCTGCGCGAAAAAGGGTTTTCCTATGTTTTCCAAAAGATACAACAATTTCAGAAGACTAAATCGACTTCTAACATGAATAACGATCCTGTAGATCCTCGATTAGAGTTTCGGAATTACGCTTTCAACAGTTACAGGCTACAGCCTTACCCAGGCAGGGCGATTTTGTTCCGGGCGATGGAGGAAAGTCACTTTAGCACTTTGGAAAACTGGAATGAATATTTGGTTGGAGGATTAGACATATATGATATCCCTGGAAATCATCTAAGTATCCTTCAAAAACCCAATGTCCATCTCTTGGCGGAAAAAATGAGAGTGCATATCGATCGAGCCTTCGCCAAACTTTAG